The sequence CAAGGGAAAATAGCGAAGTGCAGACGACGGACGGCTGAAAATATGGATGTGCTTCAGAAGTTCCGGACCTGAATCCTTTTCCCGTCTGTTTCAAGCCAGACTGCGCCATTTTGATCCGTTCTGAAGATGGTCTTCTCAGGAAAGATGTACCGATACCTGCCGAGGACGTCCGAATTGGGAAATTGAAAGGGATTGTTGCTCCCGACCTGTATCACGGCTATCTCCGGCCTGACCCGGTCTATAAAAGAGGGGCTGCTGGAATAAAGGCTTCCATGATGGGGGACCTGCAAAATCGTGCTCTTCAACTCTTCTCCTTGGTATCTTCTCAATAGGGTCTTCTCACCGGGCGTCTCCAGATCCCCGGTGATCAGAAGACTGATTTTCCCGAAAGTCACTTTCATGACCAGTGAATCATTGTTCACATTGGAATTGGAACCACAGGTATACCCGGCGCCTTGCTGCAGGACATCAAACAGAACCTGCCCCATGGCTATCCGCTCTCCCGCAGGGTTCAGAAAACGCCTTGGAATCCCCTGATCAGCGATGAGTTTTCGGAAACGGCGGTATTCCTCTGAGGGGAAGACCTTCCAGGCATCCCAGACCTCTCCCACAGGGATCTCCTCCAAAATCCCGATCAGTCCGTTCAGATGGTCAGGATGGGGATGGGTCAGAACCATGAGATCAATTTTCCGTATCCCCATGGCAAGCAAGGCCGGGAGCACGACCTGCCTCCCGATGTCCTGCGAGGATAGATAGGAGCCTCCGCCGTCGATCAGAACGGTTTCCGCATTTGGAAGGATCAGCAGAACCGAAGATGCCTGCCCCACGTCCAGGAACCGGATGTGGAGATGACCGTCACCTCTTATCTGCCCTGCCCGGAACACCACCACGAAAAATAAAAGGCCCAAGACCAGGATGCACCCGATACGCCGGGCCTCCCCCATCCTGGGAAAAATCAGAATGAGAAGCAGTAAAACATAATAGACCAGAGTCAGAACGCCGGGCGGGGGGAAGACCCAGGTTGCCGCCCAAGTCAACGACCCGAAATAATCAACCCCGCAGGCAAGCATGGAGACCCCGAAGCCCGCGAGCCTGGCCGGCCATACCGCCAGGGGAGGATAAATCATGAATGACACAAGAGTGATCAGCGCACAAGGGACGATCCAGAAACCGGTCAGGGGAACGAACAGAAGGTTCGTTACGATCCCTGCCTCACTGACACGGTGGAACGTTTCCGCAGTCATCGGCGACGTAGCGGCCGCGGCAACAAGGGTTACGAAGACAAGGCCGGTTATTTTCCTGATCGCTTTTCTGAGGATCTCTGAAATAACTTTTTTGTCTTTCTTCAAAGAGGATTCCTTTCCCTCTTTTTTCTCCTGGTCATGTTGATGCCTGAAAAAAAGGATCATGGCCGCAACCGAGGCAAAGGAGAGCTGGAAGTCAATGTCGAAAAGAGACGGCGGCCGCCAGACGAGGATGACCAGGGCGGCAAGCATTAAAGTCTGCAGGAGATCTCTTTCCCGCTCCAGGACCTTGGCGGCCAGATAGGCCATAATCATGATGCAGGCACGGATCGAAGAGGCGCCCGCTCCCACAAAGATCGTATAAATCGGAAGCAGGATCAAGGTCATCATCGAAGCGAGCCGGAAGGGAATCAGCCAGAAATAGGATTTCCGGAGAATGGAAACGGGCAGAGAATAGGTGAAGATCAGCAAAAAGCACTGGTAGCAGAAGAACGAGATGAAACCCATGTGGAGCCCGGATATGGCCAGGAGATGAGCGGTCCCGGCACGGGCGAAACGGTCCTGCATCTCCCTCGATATGCCGCTTCGGTCCCCGGTGATGAGGGCCTTGATCAGGGCGGTTGAGGGTTCAGGAAGCAGGGTCTTGAGAAAATGGTGAAAATCCTTCTTGTATCCCATGATCCTCATCATGAAGGGGTTCCCCTTCTGTTTCCCGATCACCTGTATGCCGCCGGGCGATGCCGCCCCCAGGACCCAGATCCCCTTTCTTTTTAAATGGGCGACATAATCAAAGGCGCCGGAATTTTTGTAATTCCTCGGCTTTCGAAATGTCCCTGTCACTTTCACCCTGTCTCCATAGTCGAGATCCACGCTCTTTCTCCCCTGCTGTTTGGTCGAGGAAGAGGTGTATATAGAAACATCCACCATTCCGGACGACTCCATGCCTTGGTATCGCTCTACCGCAAGAAGAAACCGAACCCGGTCTGCAAAAACTTCCGGAAAAGAAGCCACCATGCCGGTCACGGTGGATTTGTGCTGATCATCCATCCGCCGCAGGAGGTGATCTTTGGGCAGGCAGGTCATCCAGAGGGACTCTCCGAGGGCGCCGAGAAAAAAGAAAACAAAGAGCAGAAGCAGCCATTCAAATCGTTTAAACCGTTGGAACGAAATCACTGACAATAGGACCGGGACAAGGATCACAAGAAACAGAGGCCAAGGATCCATGTGCACCGAGAGCAGGATACCGAGGATGATTGAGATCAATATGTAAAAGAGCGGCCTGTTCATGGCTTATCCTCGTTCAGGACCGCATGTTCCATGATCTGCCGGAGCTTTTTCCTTCCGATTCCCGGAACATGCAGCAGATCCTCCTCGTCTTTGAAAGGCCCGATCTTCTCCCTGTGCCTCACGATCCGGCCGGACAGTTCAGGACCGATGCCTGGAATTTCGATCAGTTCCATGGCCGAGGAACGGTTAAGCGAAATCACCGGCTCAAAACCTGAATGGAGAGAAGGGACTCTCAGAATCGAATTCCAAAAGAGCGGAACCTTGAGATTGAGACGTCCCAAATCAGCATCCCTGGCCGGCCCGCCGGCCGTTTGAATGGCCTGCATGACCGAGCATGGCTCATCGAAGAGGTAGGTTCCCGGTCTCCGGACCTCCCCGGTCACGGAGACCGATAGGGGCCGCCGGCCTTCTTCTGCAGAATGTCGCCCAGGATCTGCGGCAGGATCATAGGAGAGGCAGCGGAAGAGCAAGACGCCGTACAGGGCCCAGCAAAGAAACCGCAAGATTTTCCTCTCGGGAAAAGAATACCTCATGGAAGACCCATATTTTTTTGATGTTTTTCAGGAGGGGATTCAGGCGGGATCCGGTCTGCATGGCAGACATCAAGAAAAGTTTACCCCTCCTCAATATGATCCACCGTGCACTCGACCCGGCCGAGATGAAAATGGATTCTTAAACGGTCGTTCAGAGAGATCTGCCGGCTTTCCCGGATGATCTTCTCCTCCGGCAGCTTGTAAACGATGCTGTAGCCGCGCTGCAGGACCTTTAAAGGACCCAGGGCATCAAGCCGCTCTGAAAGAGCGGACAGCCGGTCTCTCCGC is a genomic window of Nitrospirae bacterium CG2_30_53_67 containing:
- a CDS encoding DNA internalization-related competence protein ComEC/Rec2, with the protein product MNRPLFYILISIILGILLSVHMDPWPLFLVILVPVLLSVISFQRFKRFEWLLLLFVFFFLGALGESLWMTCLPKDHLLRRMDDQHKSTVTGMVASFPEVFADRVRFLLAVERYQGMESSGMVDVSIYTSSSTKQQGRKSVDLDYGDRVKVTGTFRKPRNYKNSGAFDYVAHLKRKGIWVLGAASPGGIQVIGKQKGNPFMMRIMGYKKDFHHFLKTLLPEPSTALIKALITGDRSGISREMQDRFARAGTAHLLAISGLHMGFISFFCYQCFLLIFTYSLPVSILRKSYFWLIPFRLASMMTLILLPIYTIFVGAGASSIRACIMIMAYLAAKVLERERDLLQTLMLAALVILVWRPPSLFDIDFQLSFASVAAMILFFRHQHDQEKKEGKESSLKKDKKVISEILRKAIRKITGLVFVTLVAAAATSPMTAETFHRVSEAGIVTNLLFVPLTGFWIVPCALITLVSFMIYPPLAVWPARLAGFGVSMLACGVDYFGSLTWAATWVFPPPGVLTLVYYVLLLLILIFPRMGEARRIGCILVLGLLFFVVVFRAGQIRGDGHLHIRFLDVGQASSVLLILPNAETVLIDGGGSYLSSQDIGRQVVLPALLAMGIRKIDLMVLTHPHPDHLNGLIGILEEIPVGEVWDAWKVFPSEEYRRFRKLIADQGIPRRFLNPAGERIAMGQVLFDVLQQGAGYTCGSNSNVNNDSLVMKVTFGKISLLITGDLETPGEKTLLRRYQGEELKSTILQVPHHGSLYSSSPSFIDRVRPEIAVIQVGSNNPFQFPNSDVLGRYRYIFPEKTIFRTDQNGAVWLETDGKRIQVRNF